Proteins encoded in a region of the Manis javanica isolate MJ-LG chromosome 15, MJ_LKY, whole genome shotgun sequence genome:
- the LOC108383425 gene encoding LOW QUALITY PROTEIN: lysine-specific demethylase 4D-like (The sequence of the model RefSeq protein was modified relative to this genomic sequence to represent the inferred CDS: inserted 1 base in 1 codon; substituted 1 base at 1 genomic stop codon) has protein sequence MEAMKSKANCTQNPSCTIMTFYPTEEEFNDFYKYIAYMESQGAYQAGVAKIIPPKGWEARKTYDDISDILIPTPLQEVVSGRAGVFTQYHKKXKAMMVGEYCHLANSAKYQAPPHSDFDDLERKYWKTRLYGSPIYGADVNGSLFDENTKQWNLRHLGTLQDLLEQESGVVIEGVNTPYLYFGMWKTTFAWHTEDMDLYSINYMHFGEPKTWYVVCPEHHRLLERLAEELFLASASGCGAFLRHKFALMLPTVLRDNGIPFSRVMHEAGDFILTFPYGXYAGFNHGFNWAEAINFATPRWIDYGKAASQCSCGEARVSFSMGVFVCTLRPESYELQKRWQEWAAVNHSAAVNHAAPVAADSQEPDAWELWVIRIATLVLRDLPPCRALHPARQVAAGLGGCRHGPRLPASQRRLRAAAPPSAAQGEDTACRSPERGSTLLTTLGPSDLGLHPTGRRGPGCHPPEQGTHELTDEAPAKKRLLLSTACAAQDPHAQALSSDGPSLDNTAPPSPPSPHSAQASGCCCVPAP, from the exons ATGGAAGCTATGAAGTCTAAGGCAAACTGTACCCAGAACCCAAGTTGTACAATCATGACCTTCTACCCCACCGAAGAAGAATTTAAtgacttttataaatatattgcctatatggaatctcaaggtgcATACCAAGCAGGTGTGGCCAAGATAATCCCCCCCAAGGGGTGGGAAGCCAGAAAGACCTACGATGACATCAGTGACATCCTAATCCCCACTCCCCTCCAAGAGGTGGTCTCAGGCAGGGCTGGTGTGTTCACTCAATACCACAAGA ACAAGGCCATGATGGTCGGGGAGTATTGCCACCTGGCCAACAGTGCTAAGTATCAGGCACCACCACACTCGGATTTTGACGATTTGGAgcgaaaatactggaaaacccgGCTCTATGGTTCACCAATCTATGGCGCTGATGTCAACGGCTCCTTATTTGATGAAAACACTAAGCAGTGGAACCTCAGACACCTGGGAACCCTTCAGgacctgctggagcaggagagtggGGTGGTCATCGAAGGCGTCAACACGCCCTACCTGTACTTTGGCATGTGGAAGACCACATTCGCATGGCACACGGAGGACATGGACTTGTACAGCATCAACTACATGCACTTCGGGGAGCCCAAAACGTGGTACGTGGTGTGTCCGGAGCACCACCGGCTCCTGGAACGCCTGGCAGAGGAGCTCTTCCTGGCCAGCGCTTCCGGCTGTGGGGCCTTCCTGCGGCACAAGTTTGCCCTCATGTTGCCCACTGTCCTCAGGGACAACGGAATCCCCTTCAGTCGGGTCATGCACGAGGCTGGCGACTTCATACTGACATTTCCCTACGGCTAATACGCTGGCTTCAACCATGGCTTCAACTGGGCGGAGGCCATCAACTTCGCCACACCTCGCTGGATCGATTATGGCAAAGCAGCCTCTCAGTGCAGCTGCGGGGAGGCCAGGGTCAGCTTTTCCATGGGTGTCTTCGTGTGCACCCTGCGGCCCGAGAGCTATGAGCTCCAGAAGCGCTGGCAGGAATGGGCAGCAGTGAACCACTCAGCGGCAGTGAACCACGCAGCGCCCGTGGCGGCAGACAGCCAGGAGCCGGATGCCTGGGAGCTGTGGGTGATAAGGATAGCCACGCTGGTCCTCCGGGACCTGCCGCCCTGCCGCGCGCTGCACCCTGCCCGGCAAGTGGCTGCAGGGCTAGGGGGCTGCCGCCATGGCCCTAGGCTCCCCGCCTCTCAGCGCCGCTTGCGGGCCGCTGCTCCTCCCTCTGCAGCTCAGGGCGAGGACACTGCTTGTAGGTCCCCGGAGCGCGGCTCAACCCTGCTGACAACCCTGGGTCCATCCGACCTGGGTCTCCACCCAACTGGCAGGCGTGGTCCTGGCTGTCATCCTCCGGAGCAGGGGACTCATGAGCTGACAGACGAGGCCCCGGCCAAGAAGCGCCTCTTGCTGAGCACAGCATGCGCAGCTCAGGATCCCCATGCTCAGGCCCTGTCTTCGGACGGACCCTCACTGGACAACACTGCACCGCCGAGCCCTCCGTCCCCGCATTCTGCTCAGGCTTCGGGGTGCTGCTGTGTCCCTGCACCCTAA